Genomic window (Falco cherrug isolate bFalChe1 chromosome 4, bFalChe1.pri, whole genome shotgun sequence):
TAGGAATTCAGATTGGCTATCAGCGTCGGAATAAGGATGTGTTAGCTTGGGTTAAAAAACGCAGAAGAACTATTCGTAGAGAAGACTTGATCAGCTTCCTATGTGGGAAAGTTCCTCCTCCAAGAAATTCTAGAGCTCCCCCAAGACTGACTGTAGTATCCCCTAACCGAGCTACTTCAACAGAAACTAGCTCATCTGTAGAGACTGATTTGCAACCCTTCCGTGAAGCCATAGCTCTGCATGGTAACAGTAACTTTTTCAATCCTACTTGGTTAAAATTGGGTGGGGGGTTGTAAGGCATGTCTTGTTCTTGCTCGTGTCATATTATGTCATGTAGCTGCTGTTTCAGATGAAGGCGTATCTGATCTCTAAGGGAGTTTTTGCATGTGTAAGGCATGTTAGCTAGTAGAAAGCTGCATAGTCAAATATTTTGAATGAGGAAAAGGTACTGTATAAAAATGATGTTTGGGTGTGTAATACTCCGCAGCTGTGAACTCAACAGTTAAGTATCAACTCTTGGTAGTGTCTTTGAAGCATGAAGAGACTTGGCATTCATACCAATGCTGAAGTAAACAGAAATCTTGGAAAATGATAATACTATGTTAGCAACTAGTTAAATACTAAGATTTGGCTAATAGCAAATACTTGTGGGGTTAAGGAGGAAATGTAATGCCTGAAGGTTCTGTCTGGGGTACCTCATCTCACTGTAGTACCCTTGTTACTGTGCACTGGTTAATATGGTTTAGCATTCTACTCTAAAATACTCTGCAAAGTGTACTTTAGTTGCTCATCATTGTGTATTTGTCCAGTTTGGAACTTAGTTTGCTTTCAGACTTAAATTGTCTTCCAATGTCATACTGaatttccttcctccctgcctgccccccccctgcccccgtTGGTGGTGTGTCTTTATCTTCCCAGATATCTGTATTCTCTAGCTTATTCTGTATTGGACTGTTACCTAGCAAGtgataaaaatgtgttttaaaagctcCTGAGGTGAAATAAATCGGTTCATCTGTGGGTTTTATACCTTGTAAAATCCTGAAGTGTAGCAGATACCTTGAGTTATGAATAGTTGAccattctaaaaataaaaatcaagctaCCTAGAAGTACAGCCTGTGAAACTTAAATGAAATTCTTATTGTCACAGTATTCCCAGTGTGGGGTGGAATTCATGAGTTAACGAGATGAGTGTATTTGTGAAAATGCAGCCttgcttctgcagtgctgtagTGGTTTTTCAAGGTACATAGCCAGATGCTGTTACTGTCTAGGTGACAGCCTGATTCTGGTATTGTTTGCTGCTCTGTTGCCATTTAAATCAAGCTTCTACTGAGTTGTAGTTTTTGGCAGTTGTCTGTCTCATATTGGAAGCTGGCTAGAGAATTCTGTGGATCAGTATGGCTTATTCAGTAGGTAAAGCTAATTTCATGAGTAGAGCAACTGCAGAAGCTGACTTTCACCTGATAGGATGTGATAAAactctttaaatttttttttctgaaactgtagTTGAATCCAGTGTGCAGTTAGCTCTAACTACAAAGGCTTACTCTCAGCTGAGAGTAAGCTTGCTGGACTCACTTCAGCACAGTGAGCTCTCAAGCGGAGTAAACGTGGGCACTTTCAGCTCCttgtatttcttaaaatcaGCTTTGTATAGACATGACTTATGGAAGTTGCTTCTCTATAGCATGGGAGTCTGAACCATGAGGTattctttaatatttcataaTCTAATATAAGGTCATGAAGACTAGGAAGTTTCCTGCTCTGTACTGGCACTGCAGGGGCTAGAAATGCACTCTTCATCAGCTGGTTGACAAGGTTGCATGTCAGTCACCTTCTGGATTAGGTTCTCCTGATATCAGTTTCAGTCTGGTCTTTGACACAAATGCTTTTGTGCTAATCCTTTAGTGACTAGGCTTGTATTCAGCCTCATAACTGTTTTTAGGCTATTGCCTGCATATGCCTGCATTCCTCCAGCTTCTCCCCTCATTTTCTTTAAGGAAGCTGTGATTAAACAATCTTCCAAACTGTTCTCCTGTTTATTATAGGGCTTCTCGgatctgttttgattttgaaactttGTAGGGTCTTCAGGTATGTGCAAATTAATGTCCTCTGTAGTTTTAtgcttgtctttatttttgGCAGGCTGTTTTAAGTGCTTTGCCTCTAGGTATTGTGAGGAAATGTGAGAAAGCCTGACAATAGTGAGTAGTGGTCTCAGCAAGTGTAGAGGACTAGGGCTTTGAGAGGAGCTTTTGACTGGCTTGTAAAGGAATCTGGCTTTGTGCTGTTAGGCTTTCTGTGGAAATAAGAGTATTTATGTATTGGAAATATGGATAGGCTGAATTAGATTTGAGGGACAATGCTAGAATTTTCTGCTCTTAGTGAAGCAGGGATAGATATGAATCTGCAACACCAAATAAAGCTCTGTGGAGGCAGTGTTGGTTTATTGACTTCTCAGAAATAGGTAGTAATATATGTCTAAAGACCATGGTGCTAAACTTGCTGATCTGGCTCTGTGATGAGGGAAATAGCTGCATTTTGATCATGTAAGCTCTTAAAAGCTTCATAATCACATCTGAAAACTTCAACAGAAGATGTGGTAACAAAACAGCTAATTATTTCCTGAAACATCAAACACAATTCTGGGTGTATGCCCTTGACTACAACATTAGAGAAGAGCATCTTTAGGTATCAGtacaattttaaaactgtatgtTGTATCCGAAATCTGTTAAAACTGGCATTCTAGCCTTACTTCTTCAGTCTCAAACCTTGCTAATACCTTACCTATGTGATAGCTCCGCAAGGTAGTTGACAGTTTTCTTGACAAAAGCTAGGGATTCTGAACCCAAAATTCAGTCTTGTGGATTTAGTTGTCAATAGTCCTTGTGCTATAAGGGAACTTCTCTACTGTTGTTCTTCCAAGACTTGTTACAGTAGCTAAAAGTAAATGATCGTGACAGAAGGGTCATGACAAAAAGTACAGTGACACAATGATCAAGGTGTATGTGATCTACCTCTTTTAACTCTGTGGCTTGTATGCTGTGCAACTGTTACTGAAATCTGTATGTGATTTAAGGGTACTTGAGAAGGAGTTCTGGAAATCAAGTAAGGTCTTAAGGGAGTAAACtggtaaataataataaaaatccttttccaTAACATGAGCTCTCAATTATTTGTGTGCTGATGGGTAACCTTTGAAATACAACATGGCTGGTAACTTGAACTGTGAATACCTGAGAAGTTAAGCCTTCAAGAAAAGCTGATTAGCTAGCTCAAGTTAATACTGTTTTACTCTGAAGTTCAGGTGGCTTTTTCTGAAACTTCAAGAACTGTGTGTCTTATTGGTGCTTAACATTTTAAGATGTGATAGTAGGTGATAATACTTTTATTGTTCAGCATTTTGAAGATAGCATTGAATTTTTAACTTCTAGCAGTCCCTAAAATGTCATTGCTGATAAGTGAAGATGCATCCATACCTATGCTACTTTCTGGACACATATTGCCACATCCAGCTCTGGAAGACAAGAGTTTCAAATGACAGAATTACATCAAACTGAGCTAAATAGTCATAAGATTCCCAAAAGCTGACATGTGTGAGGTCATTTTCTGCCTGGCTGTAGTTGGCATACCAAATCTTGCAGTGCTTGTGCTGGTGCACAGTCCGTGTTTGAAATGATGCTTTGGTCTCTTACTGTGGGATGTGCTCCATGCTTTATAAGCTATTCTGCCAGCATAATGGGAGAAAATGCTATGACTTGAGGAGGTGGAAGAAGCAAGCTTAGGAAGGCAATGCTGAAATGTGTTAGACTTGAGATTTCGTAACTAAAAGAGATGTGAACAGGCAACAGCACAGTGAGGGactgttggtttttcttttcctttgctttgatGTTGATGTGTATCACTAATGTGATTTGGTCTCTTTGGGGCAGAGTGAGGGAACCCTTGCTCTAGCATGTAGAAGTGTGGGGCTTGgccccttttaaaaaaagagcctGGATTCCCATTAGGCTTCCTTATTCTCTTCTCCAAATGCTAAACTGCTGTATAAAACATCAGCAGTTGTTGGTGGAGTGGAGAAGCAGCAGTTGGTAGAAGCGGAGGGTAGGAGAGCATAGTTCAGATACAGTttgaaagtttaatttaaagGTTGTGTAGATACAGCTATAAAGAGTTGTATATTAGTATGTACTATTAAAATTTGCTCTTTGAGCAGTGCTGTGAAAGGGTGAGTATGACAGGAGTGACGACAAGGATCTGTCTGCATGCCATTTTGTATTTATCTGGGGTTATTAATTAATTCCTGCTCTAGTCACACTTAAGCATGAATGTTCTTTTTCGTACTTCCTGataaaaacttttgaaaaacaatAGTTAATACTGTTACTAAACTGAACAGTAGTTACCCAGTATCTTTTTCAGGTCATTACCACGGCATAACTTGTATCCATGTCTATAATGAGTACAGTGCTGATAAAATGGCATCTACAGTTTTAGGCCAGTATTGATAGAACTGTCAACTCAATTAGCAAGTTCATTTACCTTAAGTATTTCATACTCTATAAAACATACTATAAGCTGGGCATTCTAATCACCTGATAGTTTTGGAGAGTATTTACTTATAAACTAGCTAGTACCAGTCAGTTTCTTCTATACTGCAGCATCTTTTAGTAGTACTATAATAAATGCTTTAGCATATAGCTTTTCTGGTGAGGTTACTGGTATGAAATGCCATTTGAAGCTATGTTGCTGATGACTGAAAGATATGGCAGGAATGAGAATGTAATAAGtactgtgaaatatttcagatatgCCCTCCACTTTAATcttttcacctttaaaaaaggaggagggagctgtgttcttttttttaaaggcctgtagtaaaaaaggaaatgtctCCTGTAGAAGGCTGTAGGAGACTTCAGAAGTGGTCATTGGATCATTAAAGAAGTAAAGACACCGTAGTGTGTTGGCATCTGTCTTGTCTATACATAGCTGATGTACCTGTGACTAGGTCATGTTAATCACAGTATTGAAATTTGAGGTTGTGAAATGGCATTGGTAACAATGTCATTTTACTACTTCCTAGTGTCTATTACTGCTTGCTTTATTGATTTAAATAGTTAAATGCTTTGGGAAGAGGTGTCGGGGCCCACTGAACACTTACTTAGTCAGAATAACTctcaaaaatgccttttctgagATTTCCTCTTTACATTACAACaacctttcaagaaaaaataaactgcatcaTGGCTTCTGAAACATGCTTTCtgtgacaacaaaaaaaatagatcttttCAGTTGCATTGCTGATTGTCTTCAAAGATGTTGCTGTCATGAAATGGCAACTTGATATTTCAGTGCATGCCTTACATTTTCTGACTCTTCCACGTTAGCTTGCTTACCTGATCCGAGACTGTGATCTCAATGTTTCATTTGCCAGTTCTGCTCTCTCGGATTGATGTGTAGTGCTGTGTAATACGGTTAACTGTCAGTAACTGATAGCAAATTGTCACTCTTGCTCAGTCTGTTAGCATACTCAGTAATGACTGTTACTGACTAGTTCAGTACTAAATACCTGTATGAGATGCAAGATGAAACTGCAACTAGAAGTTCGTGTTGTGATGCAATATCCTTGTACCTCTGTATTTGTAGAAATTAATTCAGAACTAGTCTCCTGCCTCTGACACTGGGATCGAGTGAAGATTTTAACTTCTTAATCATCTACTGAAGGTTGTCTGTGTATTTAAATGTGCAGTGATTCAGTGTTACCTAAATATTGGAAAGTCAATGCCTGCTTGAGGCACTGCTTGCAAACCTTGGCAGTCTGTTTTAGAATATGCTGCAGCGTATTACAGATGCATCTTTTAATTCTGACTTATGTATctgctaatttaaaaaaatgcttgttaCTTGAAAAGGCTCTGCTTAAAAACACAGTTCTTGTGAGGACACATTTTTTGGCATCACTCATCACAGGCcagttttggggtttatttaGACTAAATTTTCTCTCCTTAGTTGGGCACTAGACATAATGAGAAGATGTCATGATAAAACTGAAATAGTATACTAGCCATTTGGTTATGGGTTGTATAATGTAAATGACAAGTGGTGTAAATTGTTGATGCTTGGTGGAAGTAATAACACTGAACTTATGTTCAGAGCAATTTTGCCAGGAATAGTGGTGTGGGGGCAATGTCTGCAATGCCAATTTGGATTTgaaacaacatcaccttctgtGCACTGTCAGATTTTTTCCGGTTCAAATGTACAGGATCAATTAATACTTTCTAATGTATGTCATGCCAGTTGCTGTTGTCTTTGAATTGTGAAGTGATTTGTTACCTGCCCAAATTTTGCACATTGGTGGTTAATCCAAGTTAATGATGTCTGAATTGGCTTTCTGCTCGTTTGTCTGTTGCCAGTGAGCTGCTTTACTTTCTTTGGTAGATGTATCAGAACCTCTCCTTTATAATGGTTGGGAGTACTGGAACAAACCTGGTTTCTGAATTATCTCTTCGCTAAGCCAGGTTCTGATGTTTAAATCCTTTCTGCCATtatgaatgaaaaattactttaacaTTAATGAAACCTGCATGGTCTCTGTCAGACTTCAGACCATGCTTCTGAGTCATGGTTGAATGAGCTGTAAGCAAAAGCTCGAAGAAAGCATCAGGATTAGTGGCTACTTCTACTGGTTGCTGTGTAATGCTCTAACTGTGCGAAAGTGTATCCTCTGCTGTTATAAGATCGAAGCATTAAGTGGTTCACTCAACAGTGATGCACATTAGTGTGAAATTGGTTAGCCTGTTCTATCCTGACTTGTGTGCCAACCTGTCATTGCTGCACATGGCTTTAGAATTTATCTTCTAGTTGAGGTTTGTCAACTGACCTAGTAGCTCTAGCAGTCGGCTCACAGAGCCTCCGAAGTTGCTTATTTGGCCTGTCAGCAGCTAATAGCTGGGGTTCTGTTGGGCTTTACTTGTCAGCATGTGGCATCTGGCTACCTACTTGACCATATATGAAGATGTCTGTGTGTAAAGCCATTTAATATACAAGATGTACAATGGCTTGACAGAGGCACAGAGTACTTGAGGCTGGAGAACCTCTGAGAATTCAAGATTTTGAAGGTTACTGAGAAATCTTTGTGGACAGCTTCCTTGCCTTGTTCTTATTActagaaaaatacacagatgtAGACCTTGTTATGCTGCTCATCTTCCTGCATGACTCTTGCTTGGGTAGCTTATTTCTAGGGCCAACAGATGTTTTTGCTATCATAACTGCTTCAAATCTGACTATTATTAAGAAAATTCAAAGATGTTTGTCTTTTCTCTGAGCTCCTGTTTATCTACAAATATACCTGAATTCCAAATTGAGAAGAATTGTTAGGCTTTGATGTACCAACCACCCTTTACTAAACTTATGTTTTGGaatgttctgcttttgcaaagtTGTAATAGTAACATTACTGAAGACAAAAAGTTCAATTTATTACGAAGTTCatggttttcttgtttgtggcCTTATTTCTACAAgaaaagcttgttttatttaaacattttcttaataatctgaacacataaaaaaatctgaacacaAACCTGGTGTAAGCTGGGACAGTGTTTTGGATCAGATCTGTCAGTAGCACATTTTGGGGGGATTGACATGTTGTCTTGCTTCACTTGTTGTTTTAAGTGCTGTTCTGAATTCTGCTGGTACTAATGCATTGCCTAAGAGCATCAGCTGTGAAATACAGctagtttttaaaggaaaagctttggTATACACCTGTCTGAAATCTACTGTTGTACTGCAGTTTTTTAGAACAGCAGTGACTGAGGGGGTGAAAGGGAGCAGGGTGGCAATGGCATTTGAAGCAAGACAGTGTCAGGTCAACCTGGAAAGCCCTTGGGTAGGGGACTTTCCATCTGTGTAACTATTGGTCTAATGTGAAGCCTTCATACTGAATTGCATATGCACACATACTTCTGAACAGCGTGTCATGCTTGTGAGGCTAGCATTTGCTGTAGTGTGCTGTTCAAACCTCACAAACTCATTTTAATGCCATAAAAAGCAGTTCTAGTAATAGCTGGATTCTTACACGGACTAAAAGCTGGGAAGGTGTGGTCCGGGCTTCAAATACGTGTGGTACAAATAGTAGGATGAAGTGTCTTTATCTTGCTAGAGGTCAGATAAGCGTAATCCCTTCTGCCACACATAGGGAAACTAACTTTCTTTACTGTTTGAcctaaatactttttctttttttttccccccctaggTCTTAGTGGTGCAATGGCTAGTATAAGTGTTCGCTCAAGTACCCCAGGCTCGCCCACTCACGTGAGCAGTGGCTCCAATGCTAGTCGAAGGAGAAATGGACTCCATGATGTTGATTTGAACACTTTCATATCAGAAGAAATGGCACTCCACTTGGACAATGGTGGAACTAGAAAGCGTACCTCAGCCCAGTGTGGCGATGTCATTACAGACTCACCAACTCATAAACGCAACAGAATGATCTAAACTGCAAAAATTTCAAACCCACCATGCTGCTTGAAAGCCACTTGATCCTCAGAGTACTATTGAAAAGGAAACATGAGGCCATCTTTCC
Coding sequences:
- the HAPSTR1 gene encoding HUWE1-associated protein modifying stress responses; protein product: MEDKKEEGEAEIQEHGPEHWFSKWERQCLAEAEQEEALAPELQDEAAAQPEHKQQKLWHLFQNSATAVAQLYKDRVCQQPGLSLWVPFQNAATAVTNLYKESVDAHQRSFDVGIQIGYQRRNKDVLAWVKKRRRTIRREDLISFLCGKVPPPRNSRAPPRLTVVSPNRATSTETSSSVETDLQPFREAIALHGLSGAMASISVRSSTPGSPTHVSSGSNASRRRNGLHDVDLNTFISEEMALHLDNGGTRKRTSAQCGDVITDSPTHKRNRMI